In Citrus sinensis cultivar Valencia sweet orange chromosome 2, DVS_A1.0, whole genome shotgun sequence, a single genomic region encodes these proteins:
- the LOC102621249 gene encoding fasciclin-like arabinogalactan protein 7 produces MEKMEVSMALMISALLLLFSSANAQKAASPPTFSPTPAPAPAPEHVNLTDLLSVAGPFHTFLNYLESTKVLETFQNQANNTDEGITIFVPKDDAFKSLKKPSLANLTQDQLKQLCLFHALPHYYSFADFKNLSQMSPVRTYAGGDYKLNFTDVSGAVHIDSGWSRTKVSSSVHSTDPVALYQVDKVLLPEAIFGTDIPPMPAPAPAPDVAPPADAPSEVSDGGSASPKSSPGTNSSHRNINWGICSQLVLAVSGLMVLFL; encoded by the coding sequence ATGGAAAAAATGGAAGTTTCCATGGCTTTGATGATTAGTGCACTATTGCTTTTGTTCTCTTCAGCTAATGCTCAGAAAGCTGCTAGCCCTCCCACATTCAGTCCAACTCCGGCCCCAGCACCGGCGCCTGAACATGTGAACCTCACTGATTTACTCTCTGTAGCTGGCCCATTCCACACGTTCCTCAATTACCTTGAGTCCACTAAAGTGCTTGAGACCTTCCAAAACCAAGCCAACAATACTGACGAAGGCATTACCATCTTTGTGCCAAAAGATGATGCCTTCAAGTCTCTCAAGAAACCTTCTTTAGCCAATCTCACACAGGATCAGCTTAAGCAGCTTTGTCTATTCCATGCCTTGCCACATTACTACTCATTTGCTGATTTCAAGAACCTTAGCCAAATGAGCCCTGTTCGCACATATGCTGGTGGAGATTACAAATTGAACTTCACTGATGTTTCGGGGGCTGTCCATATCGATTCAGGATGGTCTAGAACTAAAGTTAGCAGCAGCGTGCATTCAACTGACCCTGTTGCCTTGTACCAAGTTGATAAAGTCCTTCTCCCAGAAGCAATCTTTGGTACCGACATTCCCCCAATGCCTGCACCGGCACCGGCTCCTGATGTCGCACCGCCTGCTGACGCTCCATCTGAAGTAAGTGACGGTGGCTCTGCTTCTCCAAAATCTTCACCAGGAACAAATTCTTCTCACAGGAACATCAACTGGGGTATTTGCAGTCAGCTGGTTTTGGCGGTCTCAGGTTTGATGGTCTTGTTCTTGTAA
- the LOC102622217 gene encoding BTB/POZ domain-containing protein At2g04740 translates to MPSNRQSTIDAELDEIDLDASDFSSSVPLKKVPNGDVFEASRAGDVDRLRYLLESGVNVNARDQWDSVALYYACLAGHLDAARMLLESGAICSEHTFDGDRCHYAALNLKVRKLLKAYEARPPPLGPLQAALRDTFLGCGANRQFLEEAEVVLGISGVTSNGASNSDSFPPDVVFYVQGRPIEAHRVILSARSVFFRRKFETDWRYRNEIRFSGEKLSYPALYGLIHFFYSDRLEIAVDDMEDLVKICKVCKCESLQRIIEKELIHQKYAEYKALRDVDNSQKRFILQGSALPEEDRLPAALSRILQISLARSNMDHNIDNGICKLSSSVEAMHVSDHVDDLADVCVRVDKKIFRCHQVVLASRSEYFKARLSRMKDFYEGKEGLPGDILPCIEEHDLSKETFEKMIEYMYTDGLKDIDPDQAEEMFDAASRYLLFPLKRAVADVLLQHLEMVSPAELCHWLILSDMYGVFKVREYCLEVIACNFETFADSREFRAMLLTLPPPSGDSSFRTTVPSAPGAIINVDQGNLLDDLREKWLEAEAAELDKRDESALMFDKRLEMLMQVAKDEKSEPIPVDGEDHQT, encoded by the exons ATGCCGTCAAACCGTCAATCAACTATCGACGCGGAGCTTGACGAGATCGACCTCGACGCCTCCGACTTCAGCTCATCCGTACCGCTGAAGAAAGTCCCCAACGGCGACGTATTCGAGGCGTCACGTGCCGGTGACGTCGACCGGCTTAGGTACCTTCTTGAATCCGGAGTCAACGTCAACGCGCGTGACCAGTGGGACTCCGTGGCGCTCTACTACGCCTGCCTCGCCGGACACCTTGATGCCGCCAGGATGTTACTGGAGAGCGGCGCGATTTGTTCCGAGCACACTTTCGATGGCGACAGGTGTCACTACGCCGCGCTTAATTTGAAGGTGAGGAAGCTTTTGAAGGCGTATGAAGCTAGGCCGCCGCCGTTAGGACCGTTGCAGGCGGCGTTGAGAGACACCTTCTTAGGCTGTGGAGCTAATCGGCAGTTTCTTGAGGAGGCTGAGGTCGTTTTGGGGATTTCAG GTGTCACATCCAATGGGGCATCGAATTCCGATTCATTCCCCCCTGATGTGGTATTTTATGTGCAAGGTAGACCCATTGAAGCTCACAGAGTCATTCTAAGTGCTCGGTCTGTATTTTTTAGAAGAAagtttgaaactgattggaGATACCGTAATGAAATAAGATTTTCTGGAGAAAAGTTGTCTTATCCTGCCCTCTACGGCCTCATCCACTTCTTTTATTCTGATAGACTAGAGATTGCAGTGGATGACATGGAGGATCTTGTGAAAATTTGCAAGGTGTGCAAGTGTGAATCTTTGCAGAGGATTATTGAGAAAGAATTGATTCATCAAAAATATGCAGAGTATAAGGCACTGAGAGATGTAGACAACTCTCAAAAACGGTTCATCTTACAAGGCTCAGCACTACCTGAAGAGGACCGGCTTCCTGCTGCCTTGTCTCGGATCCTTCAAATTTCCTTAGCAAGGTCCAACATGGATCACAATATTGATAATGGCATTTGTAAATTATCATCTAGTGTTGAGGCAATGCATGTCAGTGACCATGTGGATGATCTTGCTGATGTTTGCGTAAGAGTTGATAAAAAGATTTTCCGTTGCCATCAAGTAGTTTTAGCATCAAGGTCGGAATACTTTAAAGCAAGATTGTCTCGTATGAAGGACTTTTATGAAGGGAAAGAAGGGTTACCTGGTGACATCCTTCCATGCATTGAAGAGCATGATTTGAGCAAGGAAACATTTGAGAAGATGATCGAGTATAT GTACACTGATGGTTTAAAGGATATAGACCCCGATCAG GCAGAGGAAATGTTTGATGCTGCTTCTAGATATTTACTCTTTCCTCTAAAGCGAGCTGTGGCTGATGTACTGTTGCAGCACCTGGAAATGGTCTCACCTGCAGAATTGTGCCATTGGCTTATTTTGTCAGACAT GTACGGGGTTTTTAAGGTAAGAGAGTACTGTTTGGAGGTGATAGCCTGTAATTTTGAGACATTTGCTGATTCACGTGAGTTCCGAGCAATGCTTTTGACGCTGCCTCCACCATCCGGAGATTCTTCATTTCGTACAACTGTTCCAAGTGCTCCTGGAGCTATAATCAATGTTGACCAAGGAAATCTTCTTGAtgatttgagagaaaaatggCTTGAAGCTGAGGCTGCTGAGCTTGACAAGAGAGACGAGAGTGCATTGATGTTTGATAAACGCCTCGAGATGCTTATGCAAGTTGCAAAGGATGAAAAATCTGAACCGATCCCTGTTGATGGTGAAGACCACCAGACATGA
- the LOC102621924 gene encoding fimbrin-5, with protein sequence MAGFVGVLVSDPWLQSQFTQVELRTLKSKFISTRSQSGRVTVGDLPPLFAKLKAFSEMFKEDEIKAIMGESHTKMEDEVDFESYLRAYLNLQARAASKSGGSKNSSSFLKAATTTVHHAINESEKASYVAHINSFLGEDPFLSKYLPIDPSTNALFDLAKDGVLLCKLINVAVPGTIDERAINTKRVLNPWERNENHTLCLNSAKAIGCTVVNIGTQDLVEGRPHLLLGLISQIIKIQLLADLNLKKTPQLVELVDDNNDVEELLGLPPEKVLLKWMNFHLKKAGYEKQVTNFSSDLKDGEAYAHLLNALAPEHCSPATFDTKDPTERASKVIEQAEKMDCKRYLTPKDIVEGSPNLNLAFVAHIFQHRNGLSMDSNKISFAEMMTDDAQTSREERCFRLWINSLGTATYVNNVFEDVRNGWVLLEVLDKVSPGSVSWKQATKPPIKMPFRKVENCNQVVKIGKELNFSLVNVAGNDIVQGNKKLILAFLWQLMRFTMLQLLKNLRTHSQGKEITDTDILNWANRKVKKANRTSQIESFKDKNLSNGIFFLELLSAVEPRVVNWSLVTKGETEEDKKLNATYIISVARKLGCSIFLLPEDIMEVNQKMILILTASIMYWSLQQQSDESDDSGIDASSAASGDGEIERTLSGDISNLAINETASDPNPSVSSQAEVEE encoded by the exons ATGGCCGGTTTTGTGGGCGTACTTGTATCTGATCCATGGCTTCAGAGCCAGTTCACTCAAGTGGAGCTACGCACTCTCAAATCCAAG TTTATTTCTACCAGAAGTCAGTCGGGTCGTGTCACAGTTGGTGATTTGCCGCCTCTTTTTGCAAAGTTAAAGGCTTTCTCCGAAATGTTTAAGGAGGACGAGATTAAGGCTATTATGGGAGAGTCACATACCAAAATGGAGGATGAAGTTGATTTTGAATCTTACCTTCGG GCATATTTGAATTTGCAAGCCCGAGCAGCATCAAAATCAGGAGGTTCAAAGAATTCTTCTTCATTTCTGAAGGCTGCAACTACTACTGTTCACCATGCTATTAATGAGTCTGAAAAGGCTTCCTATGTTGCCCACATTAATAGCTTCCTCGGTGAAGATCCATTCTTGTCGAAGTATCTTCCCATTGATCCTTCCACGAATGCTTTATTTGATCTTGCTAAAGATGGAGTTCTGCTTTG TAAGCTTATCAATGTAGCTGTCCCTGGGACCATTGATGAGCGAGCTATTAACACAAAACGAGTCCTTAACCCATGGGAGAGGAATGAGAACCATACCCTTTGCCTCAATTCTGCAAAGGCTATTGGCTGCACAGTGGTTAATATTGGCACACAGGACCTAGTTGAAGGAAGA CCCCATCTATTACTTGGATTGATTTCGCAAATAATTAAG ATTCAACTATTAGCCGATCTCAATCTGAAGAAAACTCCTCAACTAGTGGAATTGGTAGATGACAACAAT GATGTTGAGGAGCTTTTGGGTTTGCCACCTGAAAAAGTTCTGCTGAAATGGATGAATTTTCATCTTAAGAAAGCTGGTTATGAAAAGCAAGTTACAAATTTTTCTTCTGATTTGAAg GATGGGGAGGCTTATGCTCACCTGCTTAATGCCCTTGCACCAGAACATTGTAGCCCTGCCACCTTTGATACAAAAGATCCTACGGAAAGGGCAAGCAAGGTCATTGAGCAGGCAGAAAAAATGGACTGCAAGAGATATCTCACTCCAAAGGATATTGTTGAGGGTTCACCCAATCTTAATCTTGCTTTTGTTGCCCACATATTCCAGCACAG GAATGGGTTATCAATGGATAGCAACAAGATTTCCTTTGCTGAGATGATGACAGATGATGCTCAAACTTCTCGGGAAGAGAGATGCTTCCGACTGTGGATTAACAGTCTTGGAACTGCTACATATGTCAATAATGTATTTGAGGATGTGAGAAATGG ATGGGTTCTTTTAGAGGTTCTTGACAAAGTTTCACCCGGATCAGTTAGCTGGAAGCAGGCAACTAAGCCTCCCATAAAGATGCCATTCAGAAAAGTTGAGAATTGTAACCAAGTCGTGAAAATCGGGAAGGAGCTAAATTTCTCCCTTGTGAATGTTGCTGGGAATGATATAGTGCAAGGAAACAAGAAGTTAATACTAG CATTTTTATGGCAACTGATGAGGTTTACCATGCTCCAACTCCTGAAAAACCTGAGAACTCACTCCCAGGGCAAAGAGATTACTGACACCGATATTCTAAACTGGGCAAACAGAAAGGTGAAGAAGGCTAATAGAACCTCTCAGATTGAGAGCTTCAAG GATAAGAACCTGTCAAATGGGATTTTCTTCCTTGAGCTTCTTAGTGCGGTGGAGCCGAGGGTGGTTAACTGGAGTCTTGTAACAAAAGGAGAAACCG AGGAGGACAAGAAGTTGAATGCAACCTATATAATAAGTGTTGCGCGAAAGCTTGGGTGCTCCATTTTCCTGTTACCTGAGGACATTATGGAG GTAAACCAGAAGATGATCCTTATTTTAACTGCCAGTATTATGTATTGGAGTCTTCAACAGCAATCAGATGAGTCCGACGACAGTGGCATCGATGCCTCATCAGCAGCATCGGGGGATGGCGAGATTGAAAGAACCCTGTCTGGTGACATTTCCAATTTGGCTATCAATGAAACCGCTTCAGATCCTAATCCTAGCGTCTCTTCACAGGCTGAGGTTGAAGAATGA